One region of Qipengyuania sp. SS22 genomic DNA includes:
- a CDS encoding YggS family pyridoxal phosphate-dependent enzyme: MEKAETPLQQVQATIAQACQIARREPGEVTLIAVSKMHPAAAIEPLLREGQRHFGENRVQEAQGKWPALREAHPAVQLHLIGQLQSNKAEDAVALFDVIHSLDRPSLVKALAKAMDKAGKRVPCFVQVDLGEEQQKGGCPLADLPVLLDQARAADIPIAGLMCLPPADIEPAPFFAFLDKLARDHGLEGRSMGMSGDYETAIKLGATHVRVGTALFGARPAPE; encoded by the coding sequence ATGGAAAAGGCAGAGACCCCGCTTCAGCAGGTGCAGGCGACTATCGCGCAGGCGTGCCAGATCGCCCGCCGCGAACCGGGCGAGGTGACGCTCATTGCCGTCAGCAAGATGCATCCGGCCGCAGCGATCGAACCGCTGCTGCGTGAAGGCCAGCGTCATTTTGGCGAGAACCGCGTGCAGGAAGCGCAGGGCAAGTGGCCCGCGCTGCGCGAGGCGCATCCCGCGGTCCAGTTGCACCTGATCGGCCAGTTGCAGTCGAACAAGGCGGAGGATGCGGTCGCGCTGTTCGATGTCATCCACTCGCTCGACCGGCCCAGCCTCGTCAAGGCGCTGGCCAAGGCGATGGACAAGGCGGGCAAGCGCGTTCCCTGCTTCGTGCAGGTCGATCTGGGCGAGGAACAGCAAAAGGGCGGCTGTCCGCTGGCCGACCTGCCCGTGCTGCTCGATCAGGCGCGCGCTGCGGATATCCCGATCGCGGGGCTGATGTGCCTGCCGCCCGCCGATATCGAGCCCGCGCCGTTCTTCGCCTTCCTCGACAAGCTCGCGCGCGACCACGGCCTGGAAGGTCGCAGCATGGGAATGAGCGGAGACTACGAAACCGCGATCAAGCTAGGCGCGACGCATGTACGCGTGGGCACCGCGCTGTTTGGCGCGCGTCCTGCTCCCGAGTAA
- a CDS encoding [protein-PII] uridylyltransferase — MSVIRVPRQRAIIDRRQLASGIESLVGEHGDKARPHVVTLLKAALDQGRAELERRLEEKPSAGHENAGGFAFLIDQLIRVIHDHATTHLYSSANRSQAERLAVMAVGGYGRAEMSPHSDVDIAFLVGGKKTAWCEQVVEAMLYLMWDLGLKVGHSTRTLDEAMRLSKSDLTIRTALLEGRYVWGDQELYDEGSHRFTTEVVRGNERAFVTEKLAERNARHKRMGDSRYVVEPNVKDGKGGLRDLHTLYWIGKFIHRVRAAAELVDVGLFTPAEYRSFRRAENFLLAVRSHMHVLTGRAEDRLTFDLQRRIAERMNFAERPGKSSVERFMQFYFLQAKRVGSLTGIFLAHIDEQFEAKTARRGFFAGWKQKARILKGYRVYGGKIAAPTDEWFKQDPVRLIEIFQLAEAEELEIHPETMRQANRDSGLIDHKIREDARANALFLDLLCGRNDPEMVLRWMNEANVFGKFVPDFGKVNAQMQFDMYHHYTVDEHTIRAIGLLNQIEKGELADDHPRATRLIHKVGSRRTAYVAALLHDIAKGRGGDHSVLGAEVAEELCPRFGLTKSETEMVAWLVRNHLLMSHTAQKRDLTDPKTIEDFVALVQSQERLRHLAILTAVDIRAVGPGTWNSWKGQLLGELYDVSSERLRLGHMRHGRDQKVAHKQAEVVDLLGERSGLVDDLAETMGDAYWIAEPTDIIALNLVHYAAARAAEHELSIHCEYYEARGATLVTVIAADHPGLFYRIAGGIHLAGGNIIDARIHTTRMGWALDNFLVQDPHGEPFAEAGQLERLKKSIADALAHRVDLAPRLAQRPLPHSRARAFDVAPRVLFDNKASNKFTVIEVNARDRSALLNRLARALFESRLVVHSAHITNYGERAADTFYVTDLTGGKLEPGERMNRIEARLMEAASDATQDRLENA, encoded by the coding sequence TTGAGCGTGATCCGTGTCCCCCGCCAGCGTGCCATCATCGACCGGCGGCAGCTTGCCTCCGGAATCGAATCGCTGGTCGGGGAGCACGGCGACAAGGCGCGCCCGCATGTGGTGACGCTGCTCAAGGCCGCGCTCGACCAGGGCCGCGCCGAGCTTGAGCGACGGCTCGAGGAAAAGCCCTCGGCAGGGCATGAAAATGCGGGCGGCTTCGCCTTCCTGATCGACCAGCTGATCCGGGTGATCCACGATCACGCGACCACCCATCTCTATTCCAGCGCCAATCGCTCGCAGGCCGAACGGCTCGCAGTGATGGCGGTGGGCGGCTATGGCCGCGCGGAAATGTCGCCGCATTCGGATGTCGACATCGCCTTCCTCGTCGGTGGCAAGAAAACCGCCTGGTGCGAGCAGGTGGTCGAGGCAATGCTCTACCTGATGTGGGATCTCGGGCTGAAAGTCGGCCATTCGACGCGCACGCTGGACGAGGCGATGCGCCTGTCGAAGAGCGATCTGACGATCCGCACTGCGCTGCTCGAAGGGCGCTATGTCTGGGGCGACCAGGAGTTGTACGACGAAGGCTCGCACCGGTTCACGACCGAAGTCGTACGCGGCAACGAACGCGCCTTCGTCACCGAGAAACTGGCCGAGCGCAATGCGCGCCACAAGCGCATGGGCGACAGCCGCTATGTCGTCGAACCCAATGTGAAAGACGGTAAGGGCGGTTTGCGCGACCTGCATACGCTCTACTGGATCGGCAAGTTCATCCACCGCGTCCGCGCTGCCGCCGAGCTGGTCGATGTCGGCCTCTTCACCCCGGCCGAATACCGCAGCTTTCGCCGCGCGGAAAACTTCCTGCTCGCGGTGCGCAGCCATATGCATGTGCTGACCGGGCGCGCCGAGGACCGGCTGACCTTCGACCTCCAGCGCCGCATTGCCGAGCGGATGAATTTCGCCGAACGGCCCGGCAAGAGTTCGGTCGAACGCTTCATGCAGTTCTATTTCCTGCAGGCGAAGCGCGTCGGTTCGCTGACCGGCATTTTCCTCGCGCATATCGACGAGCAGTTCGAGGCCAAGACCGCCCGGCGCGGGTTCTTCGCGGGATGGAAGCAGAAGGCCCGTATCCTCAAGGGATACCGCGTCTATGGCGGAAAGATCGCTGCCCCGACGGACGAATGGTTCAAGCAGGACCCGGTGCGGCTGATCGAGATTTTCCAGCTGGCCGAGGCCGAAGAGCTCGAAATCCACCCCGAAACCATGCGCCAGGCCAATCGCGACAGCGGGTTGATCGACCACAAGATTCGCGAGGATGCCCGCGCCAATGCGCTGTTTCTCGACCTGCTGTGCGGACGCAACGATCCCGAAATGGTGTTGCGCTGGATGAACGAGGCCAACGTGTTCGGGAAATTCGTGCCCGATTTCGGCAAGGTCAACGCGCAGATGCAGTTCGACATGTACCACCACTATACGGTGGACGAACACACCATCCGCGCGATCGGCCTGCTCAACCAGATCGAGAAGGGCGAACTGGCCGACGACCACCCGCGCGCCACCCGGCTGATCCACAAGGTGGGATCGCGCCGCACCGCCTATGTCGCTGCGCTGCTGCACGATATCGCCAAGGGCCGCGGGGGCGACCATTCGGTGCTTGGCGCAGAGGTGGCCGAGGAACTGTGCCCGCGCTTCGGCCTGACCAAAAGCGAAACCGAGATGGTCGCGTGGCTGGTGCGCAACCATTTGCTGATGAGCCACACCGCACAGAAGCGCGACCTGACCGATCCCAAAACGATCGAGGATTTCGTGGCGCTGGTGCAAAGCCAGGAACGGCTGCGCCATCTGGCGATCCTGACCGCGGTCGATATCCGTGCGGTCGGCCCCGGCACGTGGAACAGCTGGAAGGGGCAGTTGCTGGGCGAGCTTTACGACGTCTCAAGCGAACGCCTGCGCCTCGGCCATATGCGTCATGGCCGCGACCAGAAGGTCGCGCACAAGCAGGCCGAGGTGGTCGATTTGCTGGGCGAGCGCTCGGGTCTGGTCGACGATCTCGCCGAGACCATGGGCGATGCCTATTGGATCGCCGAGCCGACCGATATCATCGCGCTCAACCTGGTGCATTATGCCGCAGCGCGCGCGGCGGAGCACGAGCTGTCGATCCATTGCGAATATTACGAGGCGCGCGGGGCCACCCTGGTCACGGTGATCGCCGCCGACCACCCGGGCCTGTTCTACCGCATCGCGGGCGGCATCCACCTCGCCGGCGGCAACATCATCGATGCGCGCATCCACACCACGCGGATGGGCTGGGCGCTGGACAATTTCCTCGTCCAGGACCCGCATGGCGAACCCTTCGCCGAAGCGGGCCAACTCGAACGGCTCAAAAAGAGCATTGCCGATGCGCTGGCGCACCGGGTCGATCTCGCCCCGCGTCTCGCGCAGCGCCCGCTGCCGCATAGCCGCGCGCGCGCCTTCGATGTCGCCCCGCGCGTGTTGTTCGACAACAAGGCGTCGAACAAGTTCACCGTCATCGAAGTCAATGCGCGCGACCGGTCGGCGCTGCTCAACCGCCTGGCGCGCGCGCTGTTCGAAAGCCGGCTGGTGGTGCATTCGGCGCATATCACCAATTACGGCGAACGCGCGGCGGACACCTTCTACGTGACCGACCTCACCGGGGGGAAGCTGGAGCCGGGCGAGCGGATGAACCGTATCGAGGCGCGGCTGATGGAAGCCGCCAGCGATGCAACGCAGGACCGGCTCGAGAACGCGTAG